One genomic window of Polyangiaceae bacterium includes the following:
- a CDS encoding sulfatase gives MKPRVGLVLACVAGMACAPAPSPAPAAPPLAPVATASPAPPPPSAPAPAQPTPVVETPPDVAPQGPFNVLLILVDSMRADMPWAGYSRDIAPNLTRLESQSVSYTRAYSTSSYTAKSVAALLSGQYPSSLKRSGFFFTKYPSSNLFIAELMQKAGIFTVSAHGHMYMKRDNGMDQGFDLWDVVEGISFDNTTDKHVTSDKLTPLAIKMLEQKPSTERFFAYLHYMDPHDQYVKHAESPDFGKSPRDRYDSEIFFTDLWIGKLFEWCESQPWWKDTVVMVSADHGEAFGEHKQYRHAFELWDVLTHVPMFVRLPGAEPRRIDTPRGNIDLAKTILELSGTAADGPFVGESLVPELRGGAAAPRPVLLDLPADSNNPERRALVSGDYKLLVYGNDWKFSLFNLTEDPGELKDLAKEEPETLARLKQKYQEVWGKVVKVKPYGGNKLMGGGVANGPAN, from the coding sequence ATGAAGCCGCGCGTCGGGCTCGTTTTGGCCTGCGTCGCCGGCATGGCCTGCGCTCCCGCTCCGTCTCCAGCGCCCGCCGCTCCGCCGCTGGCACCGGTCGCCACCGCGTCGCCTGCCCCACCTCCCCCGAGCGCTCCGGCGCCAGCGCAACCGACGCCGGTGGTCGAGACGCCCCCCGACGTCGCGCCCCAGGGCCCCTTCAACGTACTGTTGATTCTCGTCGACAGCATGCGCGCTGACATGCCCTGGGCTGGCTATTCGCGCGACATCGCGCCCAACCTCACACGGCTGGAGAGCCAGAGCGTCAGCTACACCCGGGCCTACTCCACTTCCAGCTACACCGCGAAGAGCGTGGCTGCGCTGCTCTCGGGGCAGTACCCGTCGAGCCTCAAGCGCAGCGGCTTTTTTTTCACCAAGTACCCGTCCAGCAATCTCTTCATCGCCGAGTTGATGCAAAAGGCAGGCATCTTCACCGTCAGCGCACATGGCCACATGTACATGAAGCGCGACAACGGCATGGACCAGGGTTTCGACCTGTGGGACGTCGTCGAGGGAATCAGTTTCGACAACACTACGGACAAGCACGTCACTAGCGACAAGCTGACGCCCCTGGCCATCAAGATGCTGGAACAGAAGCCGTCGACCGAGCGCTTCTTCGCCTACCTGCACTACATGGACCCCCACGACCAGTACGTGAAGCACGCGGAGAGCCCCGACTTCGGCAAGAGCCCCCGGGATCGCTACGACTCGGAGATCTTCTTCACCGACCTGTGGATCGGCAAGCTGTTCGAATGGTGCGAAAGCCAGCCCTGGTGGAAGGACACCGTGGTCATGGTCAGCGCCGACCATGGTGAGGCCTTCGGTGAGCACAAACAGTACCGTCACGCCTTCGAGCTGTGGGATGTGCTCACCCACGTCCCGATGTTCGTGCGCTTGCCCGGCGCCGAACCCCGACGCATCGATACGCCACGCGGCAACATCGACTTGGCGAAGACCATCTTGGAGCTCAGCGGCACCGCGGCAGACGGCCCCTTCGTGGGTGAGAGCCTGGTGCCGGAACTGCGAGGCGGAGCTGCGGCTCCCCGACCCGTGCTCTTGGACCTGCCCGCCGACAGCAACAATCCCGAACGGCGTGCGCTCGTATCCGGGGACTACAAGCTGCTCGTGTATGGCAACGACTGGAAGTTCTCCCTCTTCAACCTGACCGAGGATCCCGGAGAGCTGAAAGACCTCGCCAAGGAAGAGCCCGAGACCCTCGCGCGCCTCAAGCAGAAATACCAAGAAGTCTGGGGCAAGGTGGTCAAAGTCAAACCCTATGGTGGCAACAAGCTCATGGGCGGGGGGGTTGCGAACGGCCCCGCGAACTGA